The following is a genomic window from Thunnus maccoyii chromosome 13, fThuMac1.1, whole genome shotgun sequence.
aatatctctctcaatttgaaaaatgacagcTCATCTCTGACCTCTAGTGGTCACTGTGATCACTGCATGTGGGGGCCACCCTGTTTGATTGctggtgtgttgtgtttctctgCCACACACTGCCTTGCGctcagcagcagcctcagcaCAGGGAACGCCTGGAGACTTTTGACGATGTTATTCGCAGTTCACTGGAGGTAACTGGGaggagtggatgaggagagtgTATGATGAGAGGAAGTGTATTTGGTCCTGGCTTGGTGTGTGgaaagtaaacacagatgtACCTATAGTGTTTATGTATTCAGCACCCCACCcttcttgtgtgtctgtgtattcaGAGTGCTAGCTAGTGCTTAGTAGATGGTTGTGCAAGATCTACTGGTTCTCCTGATGTCCTGCATTGAGTTTGACTCCAGAGCTTTGGGTAAAGTGACAATGATAGTCATTAAATGTGCTTGCTGTGTTGTGACGTTTCCATTAGTctgttggttgtttttgttgtgtgtacTGTCTGTTGTCAGTAAAGCTTGGTTATCACTAGCAGGTGCTAGCCTAGGCTTACTCACAATTCACTTTGATCACAGTCACCGTATTGAACTTGAATTTTTTAATACACTTTTGtgaattgaataaaataaaatgtatcaaattcATTGGTTTGATTGGTCTGTACACtggaaatatacagtagatatcaGTTATTTGCCTTATTAGCCTTGGAAAGCTCTGCTACTGACTGGCTGTGCTGTGGTGAAATTATGAGTGCttaaaaaactcacttttttcacttatttcaTTACAGGACGAAGACTTTGTGACCAGAGACGACTTCGAAGATGCTGATCAGCTGAGGATAGGAAATGATGGCATCTTCATGCTCACTTTCTTCAGTTAGTTACCCAGTTTACTcgtcttttttctcctctctcctcatcttaGCCATGTTGTTTCATATTTAGCCTTCTCCTCTCCCCAGATTTGTGTCATAAAGACATCTGCTCTAAACATATAAATTAGTTAAAATGGTATGTTTCTTTCGGATGATATGCCTaatctctcttttccttccatCTGTCTTTGTCCAGTGGCATTCCTGTTCAATTGGATCGgtttcttcctgtctttctgtTTGACCACCTCAGCGGCCGGCCGCTACGGGGCCATCTCAGGCTTTGGCCTCTCCCTCATCAAATGGATCCTCATAGTCAGGGTACGACAAGGAGCCgccgcacacaaacacagcattactcagcacacatacaaacacataaaatgtggttttatgtACGCACAAACAACTCAAAAGCCCCAAACACCACTTTGGTATTTTgatgttgtttctgttgtggTTAGCGTGTTGGCACAGCACTATTTCCTCAAAGATCACTAGAGAACTCTGCTGCTTTCTTCATTCACTTTTATAATGCAGGACTCATTTGAGTAAAACCAACGTAGGCCATATTTATTCTAACCAGTCATTTCTGTCGCTCTGTTGGGTTTCTAGTTCTCCACATACTTCCCTGGTTACTTTGATGGACAGTACTGGCTGTGGTGGGTGTTCCTGGTCTTGGGTGAGTAGCCAACCTGTGAatttaaatgactcaaaaatgttttattcctgcTCGTGATACATTCAGTTCTCTGGGGCTCAATTGCATCAGTGTTGACGTTTCAAACGCTGCTTGTAAGTTACCGAATAGTTAACTTTAATTATCCTGTTATCACTGGATAGTTGAAGCGGctaaaaatcaatatttcattttattattaatggatcacatgactactttTATGTGAAAGGAGTTGCTTGTAGTTAATGAAtccacagagactctgcagttcccttcagccttatggagcattttaatgtctttcagctTATTCCGGCCCCcaactttgctgttttggttcgctctttttgcattgtttttggcagcagcaggcagcacGTTCCCTGCccaacaccaaacagcagacagacacagtaggcaactaactggtgaacatagtggagcattgagcagctgaagagccacatatttccttcatgagctgaaagaaggctaaaacagagctaaaaggagagtggactccaaatgaatgttgctCCGTATCTGGTGGATGTGTTAATAGGTAACTAGTTGATAACAAGTTTGCCAtgtcaactttataaggtgatataAATCaattactgcaggtttaatttaacagtttaattatttcaacatgATTTCTTAGAAACCATGTGACTTCTCTATGTGTGTGGTTTGCTGCATGCTAAGATACAATCCACAACAGCATACTTGCAAAATATATCCAAAATTGACCCGGCACCTTGATTACATGAGGGGGGTTTTAATACCAAAATGCTCCTTGAGAGTCTCTTTTTACCCTACATATTTCTTACACATGTCCACAGCCatgtactattattattattattttttgatatCATAAAACCACATATTTTGTAACAcatttgttcatcttttgtactgatgattcaactgGGAGAGCTTCATTTTAATCCAAGCCTTTAAAGTACTCCACTTGCGAGTCAGCTACATTATCTGTGCAGAAGAAAACCTCTCTTTTCAACTCTGTAAAACAACTTTGTTACACATTAAACTTGCAAGTTTAATACTGTGTGTCTTTGCTAACCTCAGACTTCCTGGTATCTCTCTGAAGTGTGTACTagttgttattgtgtctaataTTATCCCCATGTTGCCAAACCAGTTCATTGAGTTATGTTAGATTTCAATTCATGGTTTGCCTTGTAATTAAGTGTGAGCTGTTCATAACATGTGGTTAGCATTAAGGCCATACGAAGCCATAtaaagtgtgtatttgtgccaACTTGTGCCACCTTGCTAGTAAATGCAGTTATATCTGTTGGGTTTAACAGGGattatactttttttccccccatctcCAGGCTTCTTGCTCTTCCTCCGAGGATTCATCAACTACGCCAGAATCCGCAAGATGGCTGACACCTTCTCCACCCTGCCCCGCACCCGAGTGCTCTTCATCTACTGAGCTCACAAATCCCTCAGTCTCcatcatcatttcttttttttctcctattcAATGAGACATACTTTCCTGCTTTATCCAAtcaaaaagggagaaaagaacatttatttttttcctctgcttgACATGATTTGGACAATACAACAATCGATTGTCCCCTTTTGGTGTAAAATAGTGAATGCTGAGAATTCTGTAAAACCCTTCAGTTGTTAGTGGTGACCTGTCAAGTGCTATTTGCAAttatgaagtgtgtgtgatgtataaATTAATGCCTTATTTACTATTTTACTATCTGTTGGTAGCAGCAGCATGCACTGTTCTCCTGTTTCGCCACCAGGGGGCAGTCTTGTATGTATAattcttttgtcttctttctgATGAAGTCATTTGTATAGAGAGGTGGTTCTCAGACCAGGGGTCAGTGGCTAATTTTGGGGTTATGGGTTGATTTACGCAATGTGAAATAATATATTTCAAGTACCAATTTAATGTGCTTGTAACCTTTCCGATCAatgctttttgtgaaatattataCAATTGCAGTTTGTAGAGTTATACAGGTAATTCAAGGCtgtaaagggaaaaaaatcatgagCTTTGGTTTTTGTGGGTGGaggggctaaaaaaaaaaaggttgagaaccactaaCATGCTGACCTGGCTGAGTTTTCCTGATGTATTTAGGAATTGCCAGGAGGAGATTCTGGGACACAATGGGGGTCActgccttgctcaaggacacagTGATTAGAGATGTAATAAACGGCGAGTCTGTCCCCGGATTCAGATGTACAGCTAAATGATTCTGGTCAAGTAAACGATTCCAATGCCCTATCTTAGTCACTGGCACCCCAACCGGTTtccaatgagaaaaaaaattattattaccAGATGTGATTTGGTAACCCTGCCCTGTTAATAATAaggaatatatttattcatagcAGAGATCTTTTTTCCTTGATGTAATGAAACGTaatgaaaagtcattttttttaatgtttacctTCATTCTAGTGGAAGTGCAATGgttattttttattgcaaaaaatTAAAGTATCTGGCGTGGAAAATGTTTGGAATTAAACTGGAAAAGAACATTTTGGTGTTGAAGTATTTATCATAGTTGAATAAGCTCCCAGAAAATATATCATGACATAACAGCCTGTTTAGTTTTGACTGAGTGTTGTTAACAGAACATCAGAGAGCTGCTTAATATCATTAATATCTACTTGATGCAGAAGGTATCATTTCTGTCAATGCTGGATTTTATTGAACTTTTTCATTTGCATACAAACATATCAATACAGCGATTTTGCTCCCAAGATGCCCGAATTGGAGAGTTCTTTCAGGAAATTTGAGAAATAACTTTGTCAGTGGATAATCAAAAGATTCGGCCTCACCCTTATGATAATGGCCTCACTGTATTTCAACTAATGCATGATATACCCTGTTAAGTATTTTAGGATTTGGCTGGTGGGTGGCAGCTATTGTAGGGTTAAGAACCAGCAGTTTTCAGCCACAGAGAGGGTGAAACTAGCTGACTATGATCAGTTACTGCCATGAGACATACTTTTAGTTGTGCTAAATTTAATACATgagacacgtgtgtgtgtgtgagtatcaAGATGATTTACTGGTGGTGGCTGATTATACATGTGAACAGTGTTTTTCCTTGTAGTTGAACAGGAAGTTGAACAACCCACCTGGTAGACATGTCACAGTCTTCCGTTTCATTGGAAACTTTTACTGTCACATAGTGTCACATTATTTCACAAGCCTCAATCTCCACCCCATCATGGCTGGATATTGGCCTCTAGTGGTGCTCAGTTGACATGACATTGGCTCCATTCGGGTCCTCGTTTACAGCTCACAGGGGGGAAATGCCACTTTTAATTCACTAAAGTTATTATTTTACAGCATGTAGTTAATTTATTTCCCCAAGAGCACAACATTGAAGTGAAGTTTTTATGCTTTATAAATCCAGTCTGAAGGTGTGCTTAGCCTTCTGTATACTGTGGATATCAATTGTAAACTCATGCCATGTGGTACAAACCTTTAAGAGAAGGGTTTGATGACAAGAAACTCTGAATATGACACAAATTTACTTCATACTGAAAAGCAACTGTTGAACGTTGGATGAcatttttagcaaatgtttcCCTTCCTGATGAATGATAGATTTTCCCTGTTGTTTACTTCTTAGTTGCTGCACCACTGGTAGTTTTAGAAAATCTTATTTCCTGAAGTAATTCCCTCTTTTGCAGTGTGCACTTTGGAAAAATAGAAACAGCTGTTGGTCAAAAATTACAGATGTTCAGTAGCTCTGGGCTGAAAAAGTGAACTTTAAACTGTCTCAGCTTCAGAAAACTCATTACTcgtatatttttaaattgttttcgGTTCAATCCTTAGGTTTTATACAGCAGAAATAACCCGTAAAggtgggagagaaaaaaggggaaagaCAAATGGGGCAAAGGTTATATGCTAGACCCTCAACACCGGTCCACGTCACCAGATGACcttggaaaaacaaacttcattttGCCAGGTGCACACGGGTTTAACCGCTGACAGTGTTTCAGCTGTAAATTCTGGCaaagcacacaaacaataaaattcCCTATCATCCACATCTTACACAAATTTAGCCTCAGTCCATTTGAATCCCGCTGTAACGtcactcctcctctgctccagcAGGGTCAC
Proteins encoded in this region:
- the LOC121910690 gene encoding NEDD4 family-interacting protein 1-like, coding for MAEPSARYQQLPNEEDPEESSQVAADAPPPYSSIAVDNAAYFDYKEDGVFPKPPSYNVATTLPSYDEAERTKAETTVPLVTGRDEDFVTRDDFEDADQLRIGNDGIFMLTFFMAFLFNWIGFFLSFCLTTSAAGRYGAISGFGLSLIKWILIVRFSTYFPGYFDGQYWLWWVFLVLGFLLFLRGFINYARIRKMADTFSTLPRTRVLFIY